The following proteins are encoded in a genomic region of Mycobacterium kiyosense:
- the cbbQ_3 gene encoding CbbQ/NirQ/NorQ/GpvN family protein, translating to MADESGLAYRNGARSEVAPARPYYQAVGREEAVFKAAYRQGLALVLKGPTGCGKTRFVEAMAHDLGRPLIIVACHDDLTTADLVGRYLLRGDETVWVDGPLTRAVREGAICYLDEVVEARQDTTVVLHPLADYRRHLPIERLGVTLDAAPGFGLVVSYNPGYQSVLKDLKDSTRQRMVAIEFDFPAADVEEQIVAHEAGVDGDTAAELVRFGQAIRRLETGGLREVASTRVLIAAGRLIAEGLTRPEAALAAIAGPLTDDVAVGRALAEMVEVYFGTTDGVDGSRN from the coding sequence ATGGCCGACGAGTCCGGGCTCGCCTACCGCAACGGTGCTCGATCCGAAGTCGCGCCGGCGCGTCCCTACTATCAAGCGGTTGGCCGGGAAGAGGCCGTGTTCAAAGCCGCGTATCGGCAGGGACTGGCCTTGGTCCTCAAGGGCCCGACGGGCTGCGGCAAGACGCGATTCGTCGAGGCGATGGCCCACGACCTCGGCCGGCCGCTGATCATCGTCGCCTGCCACGACGATCTCACCACCGCCGACCTGGTCGGCCGGTACCTGCTGCGTGGCGACGAAACGGTGTGGGTGGACGGCCCCTTGACACGCGCCGTGCGCGAGGGTGCCATCTGTTACCTGGACGAGGTGGTGGAAGCGCGGCAGGACACGACGGTGGTATTGCACCCGCTCGCCGACTACCGGCGGCACCTGCCGATCGAACGCCTCGGCGTGACCCTGGACGCGGCGCCCGGATTCGGCCTGGTGGTGTCCTACAACCCCGGTTATCAGAGCGTCCTGAAGGACCTCAAGGACTCCACCCGTCAGCGCATGGTCGCCATCGAATTCGATTTCCCCGCAGCCGATGTCGAGGAGCAGATCGTCGCGCACGAGGCCGGCGTCGACGGCGACACCGCGGCCGAGCTGGTGCGCTTCGGGCAGGCCATCCGGCGCCTGGAAACCGGCGGGTTGCGCGAGGTCGCCTCGACTCGCGTGCTGATCGCGGCGGGACGGCTGATCGCCGAGGGGCTGACCAGGCCGGAGGCGGCACTGGCGGCGATCGCCGGGCCGCTCACCGACGATGTCGCGGTGGGCAGGGCGCTGGCCGAAATGGTCGAGGTCTATTTCGGCACGACGGACGGGGTCGACGGATCACGCAATTGA
- a CDS encoding cytochrome P450 codes for MEQLFDDLEDFGAFDDAISGDVRDPYTELARLRREQPVQRLETSGALPHEESLPMFIVYRHEDIQQMLRDNETFSSAAVIAAFGPVLGERVMLGMDEPVHGRLRSLVSKAFSQKSLARYQDELVARVANSLIDKFAPNGRADLVQEFTFDYPSQIIAGLLGLPEQDYPQFQRWSISLLSWLMNPERGLAAAAALCEYFAPILEARRAEPKDDLISALGAAEIDGEKLADEEIFSFLRLLLPAGVETTYRSLGSLLLALLCAPAQLEAIRADRSLLPQAIEEGVRWESPLLTITRVATRDTELGGVAIPAGATVMPMLGAANRQEDRYPDPDKFDIHRPARAHLGWGHGVHVCLGMHLARLEMRTAINLLLDRLPNLRLDPDGDDPHIRGQVFRSPTSVPVLFDPR; via the coding sequence GTGGAACAGCTTTTCGACGACCTGGAAGACTTCGGCGCCTTCGACGACGCGATCTCCGGCGACGTCCGCGACCCCTACACCGAGTTGGCGCGACTGCGCCGCGAGCAGCCGGTGCAACGTTTGGAAACCTCAGGCGCGCTTCCGCACGAGGAATCCTTGCCGATGTTCATCGTGTACCGCCACGAGGACATCCAGCAGATGTTGCGCGACAACGAAACCTTCTCCTCGGCGGCCGTCATCGCGGCGTTCGGGCCGGTACTGGGCGAACGGGTGATGCTCGGCATGGACGAGCCCGTGCACGGCCGGCTCCGCTCACTTGTGTCAAAGGCGTTCTCGCAGAAGTCGTTAGCGCGCTATCAAGACGAGTTGGTCGCCCGGGTGGCCAACAGCCTGATCGATAAGTTCGCGCCCAACGGCCGGGCAGATCTGGTGCAGGAGTTCACCTTCGACTACCCGAGCCAGATCATCGCGGGCTTGCTGGGCCTACCCGAGCAGGACTACCCGCAGTTCCAGCGCTGGTCGATCTCGCTGCTGAGTTGGCTGATGAACCCCGAGCGCGGCCTCGCGGCCGCGGCCGCGCTGTGTGAGTACTTCGCGCCCATCCTCGAGGCGCGCCGCGCCGAGCCCAAGGACGATCTGATCAGCGCTCTGGGGGCGGCGGAGATCGACGGCGAGAAGCTCGCCGACGAGGAGATCTTCTCGTTCCTGCGACTGCTGTTGCCCGCCGGAGTGGAGACGACGTATCGCTCGCTGGGCAGCCTGCTGCTGGCGCTGCTCTGCGCCCCCGCGCAATTGGAGGCGATCCGGGCAGACCGGTCGCTGCTGCCCCAGGCCATCGAAGAGGGTGTGCGGTGGGAATCGCCGCTGCTGACGATCACCCGGGTGGCGACCCGGGACACCGAACTCGGCGGAGTGGCGATCCCGGCGGGGGCGACGGTGATGCCGATGCTGGGCGCGGCCAACCGCCAGGAGGACCGCTATCCCGATCCGGACAAGTTCGACATCCACCGGCCGGCCAGGGCGCATCTGGGCTGGGGCCACGGCGTGCACGTCTGTCTGGGCATGCACCTGGCGCGACTGGAAATGCGCACCGCGATCAACCTGCTGCTCGATCGGCTGCCCAACCTGCGCCTGGATCCCGACGGCGACGACCCGCACATCCGCGGGCAGGTCTTCCGGTCTCCTACCTCGGTTCCGGTGCTGTTCGACCCCCGGTAG
- the aldA gene encoding aldehyde dehydrogenase yields the protein MMIDGKLVDGQAGTFTNINPATEEPLGEVADASKEDMHRAIDAARRAFDETDWSTNKELRKRCLLQLHDAIEEEKEELREELILEVGSPRAITFGPQLDAPLADGLKYPARLIDEYAWETDLGDRVISLTGANTTIKVWREPVGVVGAIVPWNFPFEVTVNKLGQALGSGNTVVLKPAPNTPFNATRLGRLIAEKTDIPAGVVNVVTASDHFVGEELTLSPKVDLISFTGSTVVGKRIMEKGAATMKRLFLELGGKSATIVLEDADFGLACAIGIAPCMHAGQGCANPTRMLLPRSRYEEGVAILKSIYENVTCGDPQDPGTLCGPVISQVQRDRVMGYIRKGVEEGATALVGGPDAETGFDKGFFVRPTLFTDVDNSMTIAQEEIFGPVLSVIPFDDEEDAIRIANDSKYGLAGNVMSGSLERSLAVARRIKAGFMGVNGGAPYAADAPFGGYKDSGVGRQNGIAGFDQYTEIKTVGYPAV from the coding sequence ATGATGATCGACGGCAAGCTCGTCGACGGCCAGGCCGGTACCTTCACCAACATCAACCCGGCCACCGAGGAGCCCCTCGGTGAGGTCGCCGACGCCTCCAAGGAGGACATGCACCGGGCTATCGACGCCGCCCGGCGGGCCTTCGACGAGACCGACTGGTCGACCAACAAGGAGTTGCGTAAGCGCTGTCTGCTGCAGCTGCACGACGCCATCGAAGAGGAGAAGGAAGAGCTGCGTGAGGAGCTCATCCTCGAAGTCGGCTCGCCGCGGGCCATCACCTTCGGGCCCCAGTTGGACGCACCGCTGGCCGACGGACTGAAGTACCCGGCCCGGCTGATCGACGAGTACGCCTGGGAAACCGACCTCGGCGACCGGGTGATCAGCCTGACCGGAGCCAACACCACCATCAAGGTCTGGCGCGAGCCGGTGGGCGTGGTCGGCGCCATCGTGCCATGGAACTTCCCGTTCGAGGTCACCGTCAACAAGCTCGGCCAGGCACTTGGCAGCGGCAACACCGTCGTTCTCAAGCCGGCGCCCAACACCCCGTTCAACGCGACCCGGCTGGGTCGCCTTATCGCTGAGAAGACCGACATCCCCGCCGGTGTGGTCAATGTCGTCACCGCGTCGGATCACTTTGTGGGTGAAGAGCTTACGCTCTCACCCAAGGTCGACCTGATCTCCTTCACCGGCTCGACCGTGGTCGGCAAGCGGATCATGGAAAAGGGCGCGGCGACCATGAAGCGGCTCTTCCTCGAGCTCGGTGGCAAGTCGGCCACCATTGTGCTCGAAGACGCCGATTTCGGATTGGCCTGCGCCATCGGCATCGCGCCCTGCATGCACGCCGGGCAGGGCTGCGCCAACCCCACCCGGATGCTGCTGCCCCGATCCCGCTACGAGGAGGGCGTGGCCATCCTCAAGAGCATCTACGAGAACGTCACCTGTGGTGACCCGCAGGATCCCGGAACCCTGTGCGGCCCGGTGATTTCGCAGGTGCAGCGCGACCGCGTGATGGGCTACATCCGCAAGGGCGTGGAGGAAGGTGCCACCGCCCTGGTCGGCGGACCCGATGCCGAGACTGGTTTCGACAAGGGATTCTTCGTCCGCCCAACGCTTTTCACCGATGTCGACAACTCGATGACGATCGCCCAGGAGGAGATCTTCGGGCCGGTGCTCTCGGTCATCCCCTTCGACGACGAGGAGGACGCGATCCGGATCGCCAACGACAGCAAGTACGGACTGGCCGGAAACGTGATGTCGGGCTCGCTGGAGCGTTCGCTGGCGGTGGCACGCCGCATCAAGGCCGGCTTCATGGGCGTCAACGGCGGCGCCCCCTACGCCGCCGACGCGCCGTTCGGCGGTTACAAGGACAGCGGTGTGGGACGCCAGAACGGTATCGCCGGCTTCGACCAGTACACCGAGATCAAGACGGTGGGTTACCCCGCCGTCTGA
- a CDS encoding putative short-chain dehydrogenase/reductase → MAEPRTVVITGASRGLGFASAVRLYREGWRVIAAMRTPDRGLPLLRQATGATEDDDRLIGVQLDLTDPASITAAAKAIEESVGAPYALVHNAGISAAGVVEESDMALWQNMFTTSVLGPVALTQALLPTMRAAGRGRIVLVSSAAGVRGQPGTAPYSAAKGALERWGESMAVEIAPFGLGVTVLVAGTYDTEIITDAGTIDARDFTGAYARLHTTMNTRGRFAIRFARPPERFTDGLLKALADTKPFRRRGVGPDASMLLAANRILPASGMHQVSRVVLGIPRQGSMRDGAWPLTTAQKAMVFAARVIPQPILQRLAARSKKD, encoded by the coding sequence ATGGCTGAGCCGCGCACCGTCGTCATCACCGGCGCGTCACGCGGGCTGGGGTTCGCCTCGGCGGTGCGCTTGTACCGCGAAGGATGGCGAGTGATCGCCGCCATGCGCACACCCGACCGCGGGCTGCCACTGCTGCGACAGGCCACCGGAGCCACCGAGGACGACGACAGACTGATCGGTGTCCAGCTCGACCTCACCGACCCCGCCTCGATCACCGCGGCGGCCAAAGCGATCGAAGAGTCGGTGGGCGCACCCTACGCGCTGGTGCACAACGCCGGAATCTCCGCCGCCGGGGTGGTGGAGGAGAGCGATATGGCGCTGTGGCAGAACATGTTCACCACCAGCGTGCTGGGTCCTGTCGCGCTCACCCAGGCGCTGTTGCCGACGATGCGGGCGGCCGGCCGGGGACGCATCGTGCTGGTGTCCAGTGCGGCCGGCGTGCGGGGGCAACCCGGCACCGCTCCGTATTCGGCGGCCAAGGGCGCCCTGGAACGGTGGGGCGAGTCGATGGCCGTGGAGATCGCGCCGTTCGGCCTCGGCGTCACCGTGCTGGTGGCCGGCACCTACGACACCGAGATCATCACCGACGCCGGCACCATCGACGCGCGCGACTTCACAGGCGCCTACGCGCGGCTGCACACCACCATGAACACCCGCGGCCGGTTCGCGATCCGATTCGCCAGGCCGCCCGAACGATTCACCGACGGCCTGCTCAAAGCTCTCGCCGACACCAAGCCGTTCCGCCGCCGCGGGGTGGGGCCGGACGCGTCGATGTTGCTGGCCGCCAACAGGATTCTGCCGGCATCGGGAATGCATCAGGTGTCCCGGGTGGTACTGGGCATTCCCCGGCAGGGGTCGATGCGGGACGGGGCGTGGCCCCTGACGACAGCTCAAAAAGCGATGGTGTTCGCCGCCCGGGTCATCCCACAGCCGATTCTGCAGCGGCTGGCCGCGCGGTCGAAAAAGGACTAG
- a CDS encoding hypothetical protein (possible pseudo due to internal stop codon), which translates to MVSNAGIFNSIPFDELSPDDWRRMLTVHLDGGFYLSQPAYRLMKAQKYGGFVFVSSSGGMFGQPLEAHYAAAKAGLVGLSNVIAIEGAEHGILSNTVLPFGFSRMVTETVGDQKALDGLGQGWFAEKDSEPTADDVLACAGRFARVFVVIWPKFRRPSRSPCRDRSSRKYSVLPHNSASPPDRGAHDAGPAAHLR; encoded by the coding sequence GTGGTGAGCAACGCCGGGATCTTCAACAGCATCCCGTTCGACGAACTGTCCCCCGACGACTGGCGGCGCATGCTCACCGTGCACCTCGACGGCGGGTTCTATCTCAGTCAGCCGGCGTACCGGCTGATGAAAGCGCAGAAGTACGGCGGGTTCGTGTTCGTCTCGTCCTCCGGCGGCATGTTCGGGCAGCCGCTGGAAGCCCATTACGCCGCCGCGAAGGCCGGCTTGGTGGGCCTGTCCAATGTCATCGCCATCGAGGGGGCCGAGCACGGCATCCTGTCCAATACCGTGCTGCCATTCGGCTTTTCGCGCATGGTGACCGAAACCGTGGGAGATCAGAAAGCCCTTGACGGCCTGGGCCAGGGTTGGTTCGCCGAAAAGGACAGCGAACCGACCGCCGACGACGTGCTGGCTTGCGCCGGCCGATTCGCCCGGGTCTTCGTCGTCATCTGGCCGAAGTTTCGGCGACCGAGCCGTTCACCGTGCCGGGATCGATCTTCGAGGAAGTATTCGGTGTTGCCGCACAACTCGGCGTCACCACCTGACCGCGGCGCGCACGACGCTGGCCCGGCCGCCCATCTACGATGA
- the metE gene encoding 5-methyltetrahydropteroyltriglutamate--homocysteine methyltransferase, whose amino-acid sequence MTTQPFSATITGSPRIGPRRELKRATEGYWAGRTSRSDLESVAATLRRDTWSGLAAAGLDSVPVNTFSYYDQMLDTAVLLGALPARVQGIADELDRYFAAARGNDEVAPLEMTKWFDTNYHYLVPEIGPSTRFALNPDKVLSELKEAQELGVPARPVVIGPVTFLLLSKAVDGGGAPIERLQELVPSYSELLSLLADCGAQWVQFDEPALVTDISPDAPALAEALYNALGAVANRPAIYVATYFGDPGAALAALARTPVEAIGVDFVYGADTAVAAVPELANKTLVAGVVDGRNIWRTDLQAALDKLDTLLGSAGSVAVSTSCSTLHVPYSLEPETELDDALRSWLAFGAEKVREVVVLARALRDGRDSVADEIAASNAAVASRHNDPRLHNDQVRARIDSILASGTHRGDAARRRASQEERLHLPPLPTTTIGSFPQTVDIRKARAALVAGEIDEAEYTRRMRQEIAAVIALQERLGLDVLVHGEPERNDMVQYFAEQLEGFFATKNGWVQSYGSRCVRPPILYGDVTRRHPMTVEWARYAQSLTDKPVKGMLTGPVTILAWSFVRDDQPLADTANQVALAIRDETVDLQAAGIAVIQVDEPALRCGAAAAASRRSGRLPALGGRCVPAGHLRCRRLDPDPHPPVLLGVRRRDRCDRRPGRRRHLHRGGPLAHGGARRPQRDRLLQQRRTGCLRHPLAAGAQYPGDGRVAAGGVESRSRGTSLGEPGLRPENAQHRRGDGVAGAHGRGRRRGTGRGITDPCAPSVTPAWRSASTVTLA is encoded by the coding sequence GTGACCACACAACCATTTTCCGCAACCATTACCGGTTCACCCCGTATCGGCCCCCGGCGCGAGCTCAAGCGCGCCACCGAGGGCTACTGGGCCGGGCGCACCAGCCGATCCGACCTGGAGTCGGTCGCCGCAACGCTGCGCCGCGACACCTGGTCGGGCCTGGCCGCCGCCGGCCTGGACTCGGTGCCGGTGAACACCTTCTCCTACTACGACCAGATGCTCGACACCGCGGTACTGCTCGGCGCGCTGCCGGCCCGGGTGCAGGGCATCGCCGACGAGCTGGACCGTTATTTCGCGGCCGCGCGCGGCAACGACGAGGTCGCTCCGCTGGAGATGACCAAGTGGTTCGACACCAACTACCACTACCTGGTGCCCGAGATCGGGCCGTCGACCAGGTTCGCGCTGAACCCCGACAAGGTGCTCTCCGAGCTCAAAGAGGCACAGGAGCTCGGGGTTCCCGCCCGTCCCGTCGTGATCGGTCCGGTCACGTTCCTGCTGCTCAGCAAGGCCGTGGACGGCGGGGGCGCACCGATCGAGCGGTTGCAGGAGTTGGTGCCCAGCTACTCCGAATTGTTGTCGCTGCTTGCCGACTGCGGCGCCCAGTGGGTGCAGTTCGACGAACCCGCGCTGGTCACCGACATCTCCCCGGACGCCCCTGCGCTGGCTGAGGCGCTGTACAACGCGCTGGGCGCCGTCGCCAACCGGCCGGCGATCTACGTCGCCACCTATTTCGGCGATCCGGGCGCCGCCCTGGCGGCGCTGGCACGCACCCCCGTCGAGGCGATCGGTGTCGACTTCGTCTACGGTGCCGACACCGCGGTGGCCGCGGTTCCTGAGCTGGCGAACAAGACGCTGGTGGCCGGGGTCGTCGACGGCCGCAACATCTGGCGCACCGACCTGCAGGCCGCGCTGGACAAGCTGGACACGCTGCTGGGGTCGGCAGGGTCGGTAGCCGTTTCCACGTCCTGCTCCACCTTGCATGTGCCTTACTCACTCGAGCCGGAGACCGAGTTGGACGACGCGTTGCGCAGCTGGCTGGCGTTCGGCGCCGAAAAGGTGCGTGAGGTGGTGGTTTTGGCGCGTGCGTTGCGTGACGGCCGCGACTCGGTTGCCGACGAGATCGCCGCATCCAACGCCGCCGTAGCCTCCCGCCACAACGACCCGCGGCTGCACAACGACCAGGTTCGTGCCCGCATCGACTCGATCCTGGCGTCCGGAACCCACCGCGGCGACGCCGCGCGGCGCCGCGCCAGTCAGGAAGAGCGCCTGCACCTACCACCGCTGCCGACCACCACGATCGGGTCGTTCCCGCAGACCGTCGACATTCGCAAAGCCCGTGCGGCGCTGGTCGCCGGGGAGATCGACGAGGCCGAGTACACCCGCCGGATGCGGCAGGAAATCGCCGCGGTGATCGCGCTGCAGGAGCGGCTGGGACTGGACGTGCTGGTGCACGGCGAGCCGGAGCGCAACGACATGGTGCAGTACTTCGCCGAACAGCTGGAGGGGTTCTTCGCCACTAAGAACGGCTGGGTGCAGTCCTACGGCAGCCGCTGCGTCCGGCCGCCGATCCTCTACGGCGACGTCACCCGCCGGCACCCGATGACGGTGGAGTGGGCCAGGTACGCGCAGTCGCTGACCGACAAGCCGGTCAAGGGCATGCTGACCGGTCCGGTCACCATCCTGGCGTGGTCATTCGTCCGTGACGACCAGCCGCTGGCCGACACGGCAAACCAAGTGGCCCTGGCGATTCGGGATGAAACGGTGGATCTGCAGGCCGCAGGCATCGCGGTCATCCAGGTCGACGAGCCGGCGTTGCGTTGCGGAGCTGCTGCCGCTGCGTCGCGCCGATCAGGACGACTACCTGCGCTGGGCGGTCGGTGCGTTCCGGCTGGCCACCTCCGGTGTCGACGACTCGACCCAGATCCACACCCACCTGTGCTACTCGGAGTTCGGCGACGTGATCGGTGCGATCGCCGACCTGGACGCCGACGTCACCTCCATCGAGGCGGCCCGCTCGCACATGGAGGTGCTCGACGACCTCAACGCGATCGGCTTCTCCAACAGCGTCGGACCGGGTGTCTACGACATCCACTCGCCGCGGGTGCCCAGTACCCGGGAGATGGCCGAGTCGCTGCGGGCGGCGTTGAAAGCCGTTCCCGCGGAACGTCTTTGGGTGAACCCGGATTGCGGCCTGAAAACGCGCAACACCGACGAGGTGACGGCGTCGCTGGAGCACATGGTCGCGGCCGCCGAAGAGGTACGGGCCGGGGCATAACTGACCCGTGTGCGCCGAGCGTCACGCCAGCGTGGCGCTCGGCGTCCACCGTCACGCTGGCGTGA
- a CDS encoding NAD-dependent dehydratase, with product MMHIIVIGGHGKVALQLARILTERGDQVTSVFRNPGHTDEVAATGAKPVTADIEQLDTEALADLLAGHDAVVFSAGAGGGDPARTYAVDRDAAIRVIDAAARANVKRFVMVSYFGAGPNHGVSPEDSFFAYAEAKAAADAHLRATDLDWTVLGPGRLTLDSGTGHIEVDKAKGEVSRADVAAVVAAALQDDSTIGRTINFNNGEVPIAEALATA from the coding sequence ATGATGCATATCATCGTCATCGGCGGCCACGGCAAGGTCGCGTTGCAGCTGGCCAGGATCCTGACCGAACGCGGTGACCAAGTCACCTCGGTGTTCCGCAACCCCGGCCACACCGACGAGGTCGCCGCCACCGGCGCCAAACCGGTCACCGCCGACATCGAGCAGCTTGACACCGAGGCGCTGGCCGACCTGCTGGCCGGCCACGACGCCGTCGTCTTCTCCGCCGGGGCCGGCGGTGGCGATCCGGCGCGGACCTACGCCGTCGACCGGGACGCCGCGATCCGCGTGATCGACGCCGCGGCACGGGCAAACGTCAAGCGCTTCGTCATGGTGTCGTACTTCGGAGCGGGCCCCAACCACGGTGTATCGCCGGAGGATTCGTTCTTCGCTTACGCCGAGGCGAAAGCCGCCGCCGATGCCCACCTACGTGCCACCGATCTCGACTGGACGGTGCTCGGGCCCGGCCGGCTGACGCTGGATTCCGGCACCGGCCACATCGAGGTGGACAAAGCCAAGGGTGAGGTTTCGCGCGCGGACGTCGCGGCCGTCGTCGCCGCGGCCCTGCAGGACGACTCCACCATCGGGCGGACCATCAACTTCAACAACGGCGAGGTTCCCATCGCCGAAGCGCTGGCAACCGCATGA
- a CDS encoding putative acyl-CoA dehydrogenase FadE, translating to MDFSYPAEVERFRDELRTWLSANLTDELRAARRPSARDDATFGKLRAWDATAADAGWGAVSWPREYGGRGATVLEQLVFTEETTRARAPLPLNVIGMNNIAPAIMQYGTEQQKTTLLPRMMRADDIWCQGMSEPEAGSDLAALRTKAVRDGDDFVVSGQKIWTSLGHKANWCQLYVRTDPDAPKHRGISCLIVDMSLPGIQARPLVTLNGDSDFAEVFFHDVRVPADALLGPLNAGWQVATTTLSHERAGAARLYAELHVRLDELVADFAAADSSGSVLDDPVVLCRLGELGVRIKYLEVLCQRSISATLHGGDPLGSASLAKTVWGEIGQDLSELAFDVLGTRGGHWADYRLSSRSLTIAGGTSQINKNITAQRVLGLPRK from the coding sequence GTGGACTTCTCATATCCAGCGGAGGTGGAACGCTTCCGCGATGAGCTGCGTACCTGGCTGTCGGCGAATCTGACCGACGAATTGCGCGCCGCCCGGCGGCCGTCGGCCCGCGACGACGCCACCTTCGGCAAGCTGCGCGCGTGGGACGCCACCGCTGCTGATGCCGGCTGGGGCGCGGTCTCCTGGCCCCGCGAGTACGGCGGCCGGGGCGCCACGGTACTCGAACAGCTCGTCTTCACCGAGGAAACCACCCGGGCGCGAGCGCCGTTGCCGCTCAACGTCATCGGGATGAACAACATCGCGCCGGCCATCATGCAATACGGTACCGAGCAGCAGAAGACCACCTTGCTGCCCCGGATGATGCGCGCGGACGACATTTGGTGCCAAGGCATGTCGGAACCGGAAGCCGGATCCGATCTGGCGGCGCTGCGGACCAAGGCGGTCCGTGACGGCGACGACTTCGTGGTGTCCGGTCAGAAGATCTGGACCTCGCTGGGCCACAAGGCGAATTGGTGCCAACTGTATGTGCGCACCGACCCGGATGCCCCGAAGCACCGGGGGATCTCCTGCTTGATCGTGGACATGAGCTTGCCCGGAATCCAAGCCCGTCCGCTGGTGACGCTGAACGGCGACTCGGACTTCGCCGAGGTCTTCTTCCACGACGTGCGGGTGCCCGCCGATGCGCTGCTCGGTCCGCTCAACGCCGGCTGGCAGGTCGCCACCACCACGTTGAGCCACGAGCGCGCCGGCGCAGCCCGGTTGTACGCGGAATTGCATGTGCGACTTGACGAATTGGTGGCCGACTTCGCAGCGGCGGACTCCTCGGGCAGCGTGCTCGACGACCCGGTGGTGTTGTGCCGGCTCGGTGAGCTCGGCGTCCGGATCAAGTATCTGGAAGTGCTGTGCCAGCGTTCGATCTCGGCCACACTGCACGGTGGCGACCCGCTCGGGTCGGCCAGCCTGGCCAAGACGGTGTGGGGCGAGATCGGCCAGGACCTGTCCGAGCTCGCATTCGACGTGCTGGGCACCCGCGGCGGCCACTGGGCCGACTACCGGCTGTCGTCGCGCTCACTGACCATCGCCGGCGGTACCAGTCAGATCAACAAGAACATCACCGCACAGCGAGTCCTGGGGCTGCCGCGCAAATGA
- the acd_4 gene encoding acyl-CoA dehydrogenase has product MNLELSDEQVALRDTVRRFLAERASISEHVRPLLDDPTGITEPVWRGLAELGATGLLVPEEHGGAGTTMVEAGVVAEELGAALHPGPWLSTAVAATRLLTRLGGQPASRILAQIADGTAIVTVAGLGEQPAAVSVRDGGFFVSSPALVAPDAAAAELLLISAVGPDGTGVFAVKTTGPGVSVIPERGIDKTRKQFGVELADAEAQYLGALTPDDVAAVIDDLLIATAADALGAARAVLDMAVAYAKTRTQFGAPIGSFQAVQHLCVDMYETVELARSGVVHALWASDSCPAERHLAALRAKAFAGRLATVGDTAIQVFGGIGYTWEHDAHLYLKRLLSWSALLGGPDHYLVEVGAQLAAGGRR; this is encoded by the coding sequence ATGAACCTCGAACTGAGCGACGAACAGGTCGCGCTGCGCGACACGGTGCGCCGCTTTCTTGCGGAGCGAGCATCGATTTCGGAGCATGTACGGCCCCTACTCGACGACCCGACCGGCATCACGGAGCCGGTGTGGCGCGGTCTTGCCGAGCTCGGGGCGACGGGCCTGCTCGTGCCCGAGGAACACGGCGGTGCCGGTACGACGATGGTCGAAGCGGGCGTCGTCGCCGAAGAACTCGGCGCCGCCCTGCACCCGGGCCCATGGCTGTCGACGGCCGTCGCGGCCACCCGCCTACTAACCCGACTCGGCGGTCAACCCGCCTCGCGGATCCTCGCGCAGATCGCCGACGGCACCGCCATCGTGACGGTGGCGGGACTGGGCGAGCAGCCGGCCGCGGTCTCGGTCCGAGACGGGGGTTTCTTCGTCAGTTCGCCCGCACTGGTCGCGCCCGACGCGGCGGCCGCGGAGTTGCTGCTGATATCCGCAGTAGGCCCCGACGGCACCGGTGTATTCGCGGTCAAGACCACCGGGCCCGGCGTCTCGGTGATCCCCGAGCGCGGAATCGACAAGACCCGCAAGCAGTTTGGCGTCGAGTTGGCCGATGCCGAGGCGCAGTACCTGGGCGCATTGACGCCCGACGACGTCGCCGCGGTGATCGATGACCTGCTCATCGCGACCGCCGCCGACGCGCTCGGGGCCGCGCGCGCCGTGCTGGACATGGCCGTCGCATACGCAAAGACCCGAACGCAATTCGGAGCGCCCATCGGCTCGTTCCAGGCTGTGCAGCACCTGTGCGTGGACATGTACGAGACGGTGGAGCTGGCCCGCAGCGGCGTGGTCCACGCGTTGTGGGCTTCCGACTCGTGTCCCGCCGAGCGGCACCTGGCAGCGTTGCGGGCCAAGGCATTCGCCGGCCGGCTTGCCACCGTCGGCGACACCGCGATCCAGGTGTTCGGCGGCATCGGATACACCTGGGAACACGATGCGCACCTCTACCTCAAGCGCTTGCTGAGCTGGAGTGCGCTGCTGGGCGGCCCGGATCACTATCTCGTCGAAGTCGGCGCGCAGCTCGCCGCGGGAGGTCGACGATGA